The Candidatus Fermentibacter sp. sequence TATCGCAGGACCCCCCGGGTGAAGGGCCCCCGGACGGCCAGCATCCCCTCTGCCTGTGCACCGTCGGCCGTGTCCTCGTCCGCCGGGAGACCCCTGAACACGTAGATCCATCCCGCATGGCAGCCCACCAGGAGGTCGTTCGTCCCGTCCGAATCGTAGTCGCAGACGGTGGGTCTCGCCCGGCCGCATCCCGCGTACCGTGTGAAGACATCCACCGGGCCTTCCTCGCACCAGAGCAGGATGCTGGAGGTGAAGCGGGGTTCTCCATCCGATCCCGTGTTCTCGGAGTAGAGGACCTCCCCCGATTCGCAGCCCAGGACAAGGTCCCAGTCTCCATCCCCGTCGAGATCGCCGGTCTGCGCGGTGGT is a genomic window containing:
- a CDS encoding FG-GAP-like repeat-containing protein, encoding TTAQTGDLDGDGDWDLVLGCESGEVLYSENTGSDGEPRFTSSILLWCEEGPVDVFTRYAGCGRARPTVCDYDSDGTNDLLVGCHAGWIYVFRGLPADEDTADGAQAEGMLAVRGPFTRGVLRYFLALPAGECADLALSDRAGRTLALLPAQPGGSGSLEVPGGAEEICFLSASRDGGSCSRRLLVL